In Mycobacteriales bacterium, a single genomic region encodes these proteins:
- a CDS encoding Ig-like domain-containing protein yields MSLSIRRAASGLAVVVLTGAALLGTAASGHATTTPPWEPDPSSVGGLLFFNSSGQRITGGSTSDQPVAAYVEGTTTIRNGDTKATLLGYLPVKGDVPGKWQGEAMSVATVYPNAGAPGALGTASLPVQTGSSGDESLATLAVDFPNNDTSGDGYAGMYQLRLVTSGPDLQPTTSYDSADIQITGDTWSVVYDQTALTTRTSLSVSPSGTAYHGSSVTLKATVSPSNAAGSVGFYDGSKLLHSVKVSGGKATYTTKSLSDAKYKLKAVFTPTDATAFSSSTSSAKTLSVKAHPTKTSLKASASSIKKGKKLTLTATESPKAAGKITFYDGKKKLGTAKVAKGKATLSVSSLKPGTHKLTAKFTPASVADDAASTSKVVKVKVTG; encoded by the coding sequence ATGTCCCTCTCGATTCGTCGCGCCGCGTCCGGCCTGGCCGTGGTCGTGCTGACCGGTGCCGCTCTGCTGGGCACCGCTGCCAGCGGGCACGCCACCACCACGCCGCCGTGGGAGCCGGACCCGAGCTCGGTGGGCGGCCTGCTCTTCTTCAACTCCTCGGGCCAGCGAATCACCGGCGGGAGCACCAGCGACCAACCGGTGGCGGCCTATGTCGAGGGCACCACCACGATCCGCAACGGCGACACCAAGGCGACGTTGCTCGGCTATCTCCCGGTCAAAGGTGACGTTCCCGGAAAGTGGCAGGGCGAGGCGATGAGCGTGGCCACCGTCTACCCGAACGCCGGCGCTCCGGGTGCGCTGGGGACGGCCTCGCTTCCCGTGCAGACCGGCTCATCGGGCGATGAGAGCCTCGCGACGCTGGCCGTCGACTTCCCGAACAACGACACGTCTGGCGACGGGTACGCCGGCATGTACCAACTCCGGCTCGTGACCTCCGGGCCGGACCTGCAGCCCACGACCAGCTACGACTCTGCGGACATCCAGATCACCGGTGACACCTGGTCCGTGGTCTACGACCAGACCGCGTTGACCACCAGGACTTCGCTCTCGGTGAGCCCTTCCGGTACGGCGTACCACGGCTCATCCGTGACCTTGAAGGCAACCGTCAGCCCGTCGAACGCGGCCGGTTCGGTCGGCTTCTACGACGGCAGCAAGCTGCTGCACTCAGTGAAGGTCTCCGGTGGCAAGGCGACGTATACGACGAAGTCGCTGTCGGACGCCAAGTACAAGCTGAAGGCCGTCTTCACGCCGACTGATGCGACGGCGTTCTCCTCGTCGACCTCGTCGGCGAAGACGCTGTCGGTCAAGGCGCATCCGACCAAGACCAGCCTCAAGGCATCGGCCTCCTCGATCAAGAAGGGCAAGAAGCTGACCCTCACGGCGACCGAGTCGCCCAAGGCCGCCGGCAAGATCACCTTCTACGACGGCAAGAAGAAGCTCGGGACGGCCAAGGTCGCTAAGGGCAAGGCCACGCTTTCGGTCTCGTCGCTCAAGCCGGGCACGCACAAGCTGACCGCCAAGTTCACGCCGGCAAGTGTGGCGGATGACGCTGCGTCGACGTCGAAGGTCGTCAAGGTCAAGGTCACCGGATGA
- a CDS encoding phosphate ABC transporter ATP-binding protein, with protein MTLVSESPSTAMPSGPARPARAVSHDLPRPGEERRGPARLDALEISAWFGTNQVLDDVSLSMPPATVTALIGPSGCGKSTFLRILNRMHESVPGAALAGEVHLNGVDIYTAGYRVTQTRKRIGMVFQKPNPFPAMSIADNVTAGLALTGRRIGRSDRTALVEDCLARAGLWAEVKDRLDRPGSALSGGQQQRLCIARALAIGPEVLLMDEPCSALDPTSTRRIEETIAELRKDVTIVIVTHNMQQAARVSQQAAFFLAEQGTPGAIVESGPTEELFERPRDKRTEDYVHGRFG; from the coding sequence ATGACGCTGGTCTCCGAGAGTCCGTCCACCGCGATGCCGAGCGGGCCGGCGCGACCTGCGCGGGCGGTCTCGCACGACCTGCCGCGGCCGGGCGAGGAGCGACGTGGGCCGGCCCGGCTCGACGCGCTCGAGATCTCCGCGTGGTTCGGAACCAATCAGGTGCTCGACGACGTGTCGCTTTCGATGCCGCCGGCAACGGTGACCGCGCTGATCGGCCCGTCCGGATGCGGCAAGTCAACGTTCCTGCGAATCCTGAACCGGATGCACGAGTCGGTGCCGGGCGCTGCGTTGGCGGGTGAGGTGCACCTCAACGGTGTGGACATCTACACCGCCGGCTATCGAGTCACCCAGACCCGCAAACGGATCGGCATGGTGTTCCAGAAGCCGAACCCGTTCCCGGCCATGTCGATCGCTGACAACGTCACGGCCGGCCTCGCGCTGACCGGACGGCGGATCGGCCGGTCCGATCGCACCGCTCTCGTCGAGGACTGCCTGGCGCGGGCCGGCCTCTGGGCGGAGGTCAAGGACCGGCTCGACCGACCCGGATCAGCGCTGTCGGGCGGTCAGCAGCAGCGGCTGTGCATCGCCCGGGCGCTGGCGATCGGCCCCGAGGTGCTGCTGATGGACGAGCCGTGCTCCGCGCTGGACCCGACCTCCACGCGGCGGATCGAGGAGACCATCGCTGAGCTGCGCAAGGACGTGACCATCGTCATCGTCACGCACAACATGCAGCAGGCGGCCCGGGTGTCGCAGCAGGCCGCCTTCTTCCTGGCCGAGCAGGGCACACCAGGTGCGATCGTCGAGAGCGGCCCGACCGAGGAGCTGTTCGAGCGCCCCCGCGACAAGCGGACCGAGGACTACGTGCACGGGCGGTTCGGGTGA